The window TTTCCATCCAACGAGGGCGAAACGTCACGGATCCAGTCGGCATGTCCTCTTATCGTCTTGACGCAGTATCCTGTCGTAACATCCCATATCCTCACTGTGACATCTCGACTGGCGCTCGCGAGCAGGTTTCCTGATAACGGAGCTCCTGGTGCTCCAGAGGGTATAAATCGGACGGCGCTTACGCTGTGGTCGTGACCAGGTAGTGTTCGAATGTTTTGGTACTCGTTTGCGGGATCCCAAAGCTTGATGGTCAAATCGGAACTGCAAGAGGCTAGTAGTGTGTGACCTTTTGGGCCACCGTAATCGAGGTCGAGGACCGCTTTGGTGTGACCTTTTACCGTCCTTTCGAGCTCGCCAAACTCCCAATCCCAAATCTTGATGGTGGCATCTTCGTCTCCGGACGCGATGGACGAGAAAATAGGGTGGAAAGCGACGCAGTTGATTGGCGTTCGATGCGATTGAAGGACATGTCGTGGAGGACCGGCTGGCAGCCAGGATGAGGGATCTCCTCTGCGATTAGATGTCGGTGTAGCGCTATTAAGTTCTGTCTGAAGGGTCTGGGTCTGCGCTTCTAGATCCATGATCTGCAACATTCCCTATTAGTCAATCTGTAGAGTGAAGCGCATTTAATGGCATACCTTTTTTTGTAGGCGCACGACACTGGTCCATTTCTTCTCCAGCAGAGTCTCGTACTTCTTAGCGGTGGCCGTGTCGAAAGCATcctctccaagaccaagctccGTCCTCATGGCATTGGCGCTATCCTGCAGGTTATTTGCGGCGAGGTAGGCGATGATGGATTTATGCCTGCAGCACGGTCAGATAGGCAAATCATAAGCTTCTGAAGCTCCCCTGTACGAACAGCTCCTCAGCCTGCCGGCTCGTCAACGTCCggctcatgatggcggtgTAGTGCGTCGGTCCTCTCAGCTCAAAGGAGGACTTATTTTCCAGGGTTTCTTATGATGCTGTGGACGGTTTGGATGGTGTATTCGACGTGACGAAGGGGTTTTCCAAGGTGTCGCTTTGCTATGGTTGGTTCCGTGGAGAAAACGGCGCGGGGGAGGGGCGGAATGAAGTTTTGGTGGGAGCTTCGTTTCGTGACGTGTCTGTGGAGGAGCGAACGGGAAGCCGCTTGCGCtgaacaaagacagaatAGACAATTGTTGAGAGACAATCCAGCCAATCGAGGCGGAGCTTTGCCGGTAATTCTTTCAAAGGCGGTAAAGCTCAAGCAACAAAGGAAATATCCGACAGCTCAAGGAATGCGCAACAGCAAGCGACGCgatctcgtctcgtctttcCAGGGGCATCAATGCATGAAAAAGCGGTGCAGAAAGTCACGNNNNNNNNNNNNNNNNNNNNNNNNNNNNNNNNNNNNNNNNNNNNNNNNNNNNNNNNNNNNNNNNNNNNNNNNNNNNNNNNNNNNNNNNNNNNNNNNNNNNCGTGCTGATCGACAGTGGCTACCCTAAACTGACTCGGTTGTCTGGACTTAGTCCATGTAACAAATAATTaatgttgttcttttgtATGTGATTTGATTACTTTTGTTTCCCATAGATTGTATGTCCTCGTTATGCGTTCTGATGGTTCGTTGTGGTTCCATGGTTATTAATAATCGCAGTATTGAATCATATCTGTAGGACTGGTGAATCTTAGTatgaggacaaggacagtGAGTAGTCCACCGAGCATCTCTACGTAGTAGTACTCGGCTCCTATGAGCAACTACAACAATGGGGTCAGATATATGGACACACTGACTCGATGATCGAAATCCTCTTGTACGAGTTAATAGACCACATCAATTTCACAAACACAAAGCTGGTTGAACCCTTGATCAGCCTTATGGCGCTTAGGCCAAGTGTCATTGTCAACCACACACAAGCATTCCCCTGCAATAAAGAAGGTTGTCGGCTATGGCATCACGGGAATGTGCATAGCTTATAGTATTTCCGGGATCCGTCATTGAGTTGCATCCTCGACTGATTCTGTCGTGTTGGGAACGATCCTACGTCTCTACCTTTGTTCGATTTGTTCTGGACCTTATCCAAAACGGGATTCCTCCGGGAATACAGTATGTTAGATTTTGGCCGAAATGCTAGATTATCTTGAGGTTGGATACTGTATAGTCCAACCTAGCTTGGGGTCAAACACCATGACACTCACAATTCACAGCTCAGGGCTTCAATTGTGTGAAGAAAAAGTGTATATGCCGTGATAATATGTGTTGGAATTAAACAATTTATTGGGTATTATCCTAAACAAGAGAAACGCTGCATTGTGCTAATATTTTATGTTGTCAAGTGAATCATGATTGTCTCGTGTTGTCGAATCATCTCTGTGTCGTTGATTGGTGAAACTCTCTGTGCACCCTAATCCCCTGCAAGATCTCTTCGCTACTGCTATTGCTACCATTTGCTCTGGCGTTGTAAGTCTTGGTGGTAAGTTCGAACCCCTGAATGTCGGGTCGTAGGTTGGCGTCCACAGGAGTAGTCGATTCGGTAAAGTTAGTACCCTTTATAAGACCCGTAGAGTCGTTCTCGTCATTAAGTCTGTAGAAATTATTGGTCGATACAGAGCTGGAGTTGTTGCTCATGTGTGTCTTATGATTGTCGGACTTGAGTCCCTGAATTGATTGCTCGCCTTTGGAGCGCTGACCACTGCGGATGGTCGATGCGAAGCTACTCAAACCGGTAAACTTGGCGACGATGCGGAGGACGGGCAACATTGTTGGGAGATTCGCAGAGACGATACCGGCCGACATTTCGATTTCGGTCCATCCCACGGTCGGGGCGAGGGTGTAACTCGGATCCTTATCGCTGTAGGTGAAGAGCACGCTCGTTCGATATGATGAagcaaagacgacgaagGAACCGATGGCAAAGGCAGCTGTTAGACCGAGCTTCTCGGACctgccaagttgaagcttcCAGATAGGCGGAATGGGAAGACACAGGATAACGACGTCGGTAAAGATTGTCGAGGCGGCGTTGGCGATCCAGGTTCCGACCTGGTTAATACAGTGGCCAGGAAGAGTCGGATACCACAGTTTGGCGACGGGGAcgcagatgaagatgaagagaaacgTGATGGTGATGACCCAGGCAAACACAAAAGTGCCGACGATCCAGGCCATTTTCTTAAAGTATGGCACGCGAAAGATGCGGTAGTACATGAGCAAAAGACTCAGCTTGGTCCATCCTAGATTCCAAGCGTAGAGGACTTCTGCGACGACGAGCCACTTTGCCATCATGACGATTTGGTCTACAGGGACTTTGTCGGCGTGAAGACCCATACCAGAGGAGTgcatggcaaagatgaaacCGACGACGACCAAGTTCCAAGCCTGCAATTTGTTAACCCTTGGTCGTTAGTGAGTACCTGAAGTGCTGCTCACCATGGAAAACAAAATCACATAATCATCCCACCACAGTTTCTGCGCTTTTAGATGTCGACTATACAATCTCAGACCACATGACACCAACGCTAGAAGAGTCATGGAGACAACGACTTCGACGGTCCATGGTTGAATATTGTTTCTGTCAAAGCCAGGAAGGCCAGGGAGTTGAGACTCGTCCGACATGATTGCaaaaaagaacaacagcTAGAACTGTcagaaggagaggaagaaaaataACAAAACACAAGACACAGTCAAAGTGGAACAGCAAGAGAAGGATTAGTTCGGATATAAAACATCTCGAATAAAATACTTAATGCAAGGGACTGAAAACgcctgcttcttgggctgttcGAGGCAACATTCGACAACCCCATTTTAGCTTGTGGAGCAACAACCGACCGATCCGGAGACGCAGGGGATGGCCAAGAGACAAGCTCAAAGTTACCAGCCTAATAGAGAACATAACGTGGTTCAGTATACATAGCCAGTGCTGGGTTTACCTGACTGGGGTGTCTCTGTGCCTTCTTGATTCATTGTCTCGGCAATTCCATTCGGGAGTCACTGTTGAGAGACTGAAATAGAGAGCTTGTTAGACGCAGCTGGTGATCATTATTCCCGCAGAATTAAGAAGACGAGGCTCGAAAATCCGGTCGACATGATCCGAGTCGTGTCGATCAGACAAAACTGTGGGTTTTGTGGTTCGTGGTGGGCATTGTTTAGAGTTGTAACACTAAAATGTTCCAGGGGTTAGCATTCCGATTGGATTGTTAAGGTCTTGACAGGCGCCATGTTTGGACTCAGGAATTGATTatactttcttctttttgaaTATGAACCCATGCATCTTAACTATTATTTTAactttcctttctttttccgtGTTCTGTGCCTGTCAATTGATGTGCTGGCTTGGTTCCTGTTCCgcggtcttggtgttgaatcGTCCCCTGCAAATTATATGGATGCACTTCCTGGTGCTCTACAGAACAATTTACAGGGGCCTTGATAAAGTGTGGACCATGCTATTGCCGAGTGAAATCTGACACATAACCACGTGGTAAATGAAGCACGACATTCCGCATCCTCCAAAGACAGGCAATACAACACAACTGTGTAAGCATACAAAAAGGTTGGATACGCAAACAATCTTTAGACAACAACCAGTTGACAACGGTCCGGCCCGTTAACCCAAGTCTGTTCGCAAAAGCCTAACCTTAGTACAGCACCCGCTCACTTCAGTTAACATGATTCTGAGTCTGCGCGGAACACCGCCGTCCTTCCCCCGGAGGACTATCCTCTTGCGGACCTACCACTCGTAATGGATATGGATCACCCTCGAACCCCCGTTCACGGGCCCCCTTGATCGCTGCCTAGGTTCCATCAGTTCTGAAAGCTGAAAAAAGGTACATAGGTGGCATTCGACCTGAAGGAATCTAGTTCCGCCTTCCTGCATCCCAAGACCTTCTCTACCCTCGAACAAAGATCTTTGTCAATATTGATACCATCCCTTGTCTCAAAAAGCAAAAATGGCTGCCAAAACTACTATCAAAGTTCCCCACCTTGGAGGCATCGATGCTGGTTATCGAGTCTCCGGTGACGAAATCGACGCTTCAAAGCCCAcactcgtcctcgtcaactCCATGTGCACCACTTCCTCGCTCTTTGAGTCTCAGTTCGGTGCAAAGGATCTCACAGATGCTGTCAACCTACTCGCCATCGAGCCTCTTGGCCACGGCGCCACCAGCGTCAAGTCGGAGCATTTCACCTACTGGGACTCGGCCATCATGAACCTACAGGTCATGGAGGCTCTTGGCGTTGACAAGGCTTTTACTCTAGGAACCAGCGCCGGTGGCTGGATTGTCGTTCGCATGGCTCTTCTTGCCCCTGAAAAGGTACGTTCTTTGCAATACAGTACCTTTTGCTGTTCCTGGTCGCTGGTGACACGCCGGTAGATCCGGTACGCCCAGCGTAGGACTAGCTAGGCACTCACGAGTCTGACCACTTCGCATACCCAAAACAGCTAAAACACACGAACCCCCTTGGCTAATGACATTTGATTCTCATAGATTCTCGGCGTACTACCTCTTGGCACCTCGATGGATTACGAGTCTGCCGACTCTCGTGAAAAGGGCTGCTGGGATCCCAAGACTCAGCTCGGCCCCTTCTTCGAGAGCTGGAGTAGCCCAACTCCCACTCCTGACTTTGTCGTCCCCGAGGTCTGGCGCGGTCTTGTTTCGTCCGTAGGCTTCGGCACCGACCCATCTCCTGAGCTGCTCTCCTTCTGGGACGAGACGCTCAAGCAAGTGTACAGCGGAAACGAGGGCCGCAAGAAACTCCGCATTGCCGTGGTTAACCTATTCGAGCGAGATGGTCTCCTGCTTCGCTTGCGGGATGTCAAGTGTCCCGTTTACTGGCTTCAGGTGAGTGACGCAACGCCAAGGGTGCGTTCAAAGCTAACCATTGTTTCATTTTAGGGCACTGCGGATCCGGTCTTTGGTACGACTGTTCCCACTGAGCATATTAAACTCTTTACTTCCAGCCCTGAAGCTACGCTCGACTTTGTTGAGGGAGGTGGTCATTACCTGAGCGCTACTAACCCCAAAGAGATCAACGAGGCCATCctcaagatgatcaagaagtATGCTTAATCCTAAACATATAGATAGACAAACATATATACAGAATAGAACTATAACGTAAACACTTGATTTACAGCCCAACATACTATCCTGACTCGTTTCTCAACCTTTAACTAATTTGTCTCTTAGTTACATGTCATCCGGGCTCAACACTCGGTCGGCTATTCCCACAGCATTCCTCAGTTTTTTTAATGAAACCTTGCGGGCACTAACTTGGGCAATTCCAACGTGCGGGAACGGCGCTGGTTAGCTTGCACCTAGTTTAGTGCATCGGATCCTCTCCCGAGTCCCCTAGCAAGAGATTTCTTAATTTCGATTGATAACGGTAACATAGAGAACTGACTACGAATCTCCTGAATCGTCTGGATAGGCCATAACTACTATGCAGAGTACATAATTGATAGTCTCAGCATTGCACGGTTCCTTTGTTCATCTGCAAATGCGCCTCTCGTCTGGTATATAAGAAAAAACACAAGCATATAAGACGACATCTGTGACTACGGCAATAAGCGTAAGAATTTCTTGAGGCCCAGGTATTTGATGGTTTGTACAAcattaaaaaaaaaaaaaaaagaggttgttttgtatcgagagtcatagaaagtaggTTGAGGCCCAGGTATATTTAAACAGTATTTCCAACAAGATCCGTCGATGTGTTTTAGCGTAAACCACAAACGTCCCAAACTCGCCTCAAATTCTTCGCGAGGCCCCAAGGCTTCCTCAATCAGTTAGTTTCTCTCGTCAATATCTTTTACTATACATGAATCCACCGCCGTATAACACAGACCCTTGACTACAGGTAGCTAAGCAGTTCAAGTTAGGTTACCAGACCCTTTTAGCCGATGACTATCAAAGCGCAATTACCACATGTATGGCACGACTAAAGGCTAGCTTATACACTGGTCAGCCTCAGTTTATCACTTTTAATGAGGTTAGTTTATGATTGCTCACATCGCGTGATACAAATCAAATCTTAGCGGAAATAGTCATTGGAAGGAAGTAGCATGTGAGACATTGGCAGAACAATCCAGATGGGCCAAAGCGAGTCTGTGTCGGATGCAAACATGACTGGTTGTTaattttcttcttgacctAGTAGAAGCTAACTCTTAATCTATCATACAATTCCATTCTTGTGATTGGGTGTCCTGTGGGCTAATCATCTGTGCTGTACATGCTTGACACTCTTTGAAAACAATATCTGCTCTTGGGATATGCGATATAGAACGGCCAGACTGGTTTCAAAGATACGTGATGTGTCTCTGGCTCCCAAAACTTTGTCACTATCATAACATGTTGTCTTATGTCGATTCTCAAGTCATCCGCCGAAAATTCAGGGCAGCCGTGGTTACCAATACCGACCAGCTCTTCTTTGCTCTAATAAAATCCGATGCGTCGAGACGAGGAGACAAGTCCTCGCATGCCATTCTGAATGGCCTGGAACCGCATTAAACGGCAAGATTCGCTTTCCAAGTGGTTGATGAGTCCGGCCAGTGTCGTGAATTCTTTGAAACAGGATCTTTTCGGGCAGTGGTACAAGTTTTGCTGATGTCGGGGTGATTCAAGGTGCTGGTTCAGGCTCGACAACTGCCGGAACAGGTCGTGGCAGATGTAACACTCGTATTCGCCGTAATGAGGGTTGTAGGCAAGTTCTGTCGCTTGGTAGTGAATAGTGCATTCCCATTCGAGGAATTgattggtgatgaggccGTCTGGGTCTCGTCGCCTGACTTCTTGGTACATTGTATCTCTGTCCAAAGGTGCACGAGGGCAACAACCACGCTCGAGATGATGAGCGACGCCACTGGCAGCTCGATAACTTGCCCGGCAGAATGGGCATACGACCCCTTTGCCTTGGTGAAAAGAAATAGCACCTCGGCGGTTCTGATACTGGGTGATGTACTCCGTCTCTTCGTGCTGACTCAACTCCATATGCTTGCAAGGTCAGTGACACAAGCCTGAGTGGTGTTGAGTAACATACCTCTTCCATATCTTCTTCGCAGAAGAACTCCTCCTGACATTCAGAACAATAGACACTCGTTTAACTCGTGGTAGTTGCAGCTTTCGTAACAGTCAAAGCCCGAAAAGCAGATCTCGCACTCCCAGTTCGGAGCGTAATGTCCTGTGTCATTGCAGTGCCTGTCTCTCGCCTCCTCGCCTGCGGGGAACTGTTTCTAGCAAGTCCCACACGAATAGGACATTTTGAAGCAGAGTTGGCTGGTTGGAGTTGGATGGATTCTacgagacgagatggatgttgtGAAGAAGTTTTGGGGAGGATGGAGGAAACCTAGAGTTGTAGGGGATGTGCAGGTTCGTGATGGTCGTGATTCACAGAAGTCAGGAAGGTGGGAGAtgcctgcctacctaggtaggtagtagataTGAACCAGGCACTTGTGAGTCTGATCTTTCTTTCCGACTACAAAACTCCCTGCTTCCGATTGCAACTGCTCGAGATGCAACGTTGAGGTCTCCTGCTCAAGACATATGGCAATGTGGTTCTTTGATATCTTTAAACAGACACGTATCTAAATTACCCACCAATGCCTAGCAACCTTGTAAAAAGAGTGAATTATATCCCAACTTGTACTGTAAGCCTATCCCACAAACACCATAATTACTCCAACATCAATTCCCACGCCGGTGTCCCAATTACTACCTGTCTCTTCCCATTCTATTGTACAAACCAGCCCAAACTAACAACCAGAACCCTTATTAAAACACCACTAGTTGGAAATCATCCGATTGGGATCAACAATGCTCGAAATACCCCTCTGCGCCTGCTGAAAGCGCAGTATCTTGCAACTCTCACTCTCAAGATGATTGATAAGCGCCGCCAACGTTGCAAACTCCTTCCGGCAAGTTGGATTCAAACAATGATACAGCTTCTGCTGATGCTTTGGCGATTCGAGATGCAGCTTCAAGCCATGCAGCGAAGAATGGAGCTTGTGGCATAAATAGCACTCGTAGGCTTTCGCCCAGTGATTCCATGCTAGTCTAGGGTTGATCTCGTACGTCCTTTCTCCATGCCATTCAAGACGCTTGTTTACGATGACACCAGCGGGATCACGGTTCCTGACGTACTTGTAGAGCTTTTTCCGACTCATCGGAACGCGTGGACAAGAGCCTCGTTCAAGATGACACGATAGACCAGTCGCAGTGCCGCATTTCGCTTTGCAAAAGGGGCAATTCACCGTTGACACGCGATGAATCTTTCCATTCAAATGCTGCGCATTCTTAGGTTCTACGTCTTTCCGATTGACATCTTGACTCACCTGTCGGATGCAATTCAGATTTGAAAATTGACGCTCACAGTCAGCGCAGTAGTTATGAAGCTCAATTTCATGCTTCGAaatctcatccttgctcaCGGCGCGAAGGTAACACATCCTGCACTCCAGTACATTATGGGCCCAGTGCATTT is drawn from Fusarium graminearum PH-1 chromosome 3, whole genome shotgun sequence and contains these coding sequences:
- a CDS encoding nuclear distribution protein nudF, which gives rise to MSRTLTSRQAEELHKSIIAYLAANNLQDSANAMRTELGLGEDAFDTATAKKYETLLEKKWTSVVRLQKKIMDLEAQTQTLQTELNSATPTSNRRGDPSSWLPAGPPRHVLQSHRTPINCVAFHPIFSSIASGDEDATIKIWDWEFGELERTVKGHTKAVLDLDYGGPKGHTLLASCSSDLTIKLWDPANEYQNIRTLPGHDHSVSAVRFIPSGAPGAPLSGNLLASASRDVTVRIWDVTTGYCVKTIRGHADWIRDVSPSLDGKYLLSTGNDRTVRLWDISVPNPEAKLVMIGHEHFVECCTFAPPAAYSHLATLAGVKKPPPASSTAEFMATGGRDKTIRLWDGRGNCIKTLIGHDNWVRGLVFHPSGKFLLSVSDDKTIRCWDLSQEGKCVKTVEGSHEHFITSLRWAPPIIKDKGPGEETNGDVGTPKKAATAPQDVQIRCVIATGSVDMSLRIFSR